In Anser cygnoides isolate HZ-2024a breed goose chromosome 16, Taihu_goose_T2T_genome, whole genome shotgun sequence, one genomic interval encodes:
- the RAE1 gene encoding mRNA export factor RAE1 isoform X1, translated as MALPRPRGLLRAPPAAAARMSLFGSTSGFGTGGTSMFGSTTADNHNPMKDIEVTSPPDDSISCLAFSPPTLPGNFLIAGSWANDVRCWEVQDNGQTIPKAQQMHTGPVLDGCWSDDGSKVFTASCDKTAKMWDLNSNQAIQIAQHDAPVKTIHWIKAPNYSCVMTGSWDKTLKFWDTRSPTPMMTLQLPERCYCADVVHPMAAVATAERGLIVYQLENQPSEFRRIESPLKHQHRCVAIFKDKVNKPTGFALGSIEGRVAIHYINPPNPAKDNFTFKCHRSNGTNTSAPQDIYAVNGIAFHPVHGTLATVGSDGRFSFWDKDARTKLKTSEQLDQPISACCFNHNGNIFAYASSYDWSKGHEFYNPQKKNYIFLRNAAEELKPRNKK; from the exons ATGGCGCTGCCCCGCCCGCGGGGCCTCCTGCGTGCCCCCCCGGCCGCGGC AGCAAGGATGAGTCTTTTCGGATCAACCTCAGGGTTCGGTACTGGAGGTACCAGCATGTTTGGCAGTACCACTGCGGATAACCATAACCCGATGAAG GATATTGAAGTAACGTCTCCACCTGATGACAGCATATCTTGTTTAGCGTTTAGTCCACCGACACTGCCGGGTAACTTCCTAATAGCAGGATCGTGGGCAAACGAT GTTCGCTGCTGGGAGGTTCAGGATAATGGACAGACAATTCCAAAGGCTCAGCAGATGCACACAGGGCCTGTACTAGATGGCTGCTGGAGCGAT gaTGGAAGTAAAGTATTTACTGCTTCCTGTGATAAAACTGCCAAAATGTGGGATCTCAATAGTAATCAAGCTATTCAGATTGCACAA catgACGCTCCTGTGAAGACTATCCACTGGATTAAAGCACCAAATTATAGCTGTGTGATGACAGGAAGCTGGGATAAAACTTTGAAG TTCTGGGATACCCGTTCACCAACACCCATGATGACACTGCAGCTCCCTGAAAGATGTTACTGTGCAGATGTG GTTCATCCTATGGCTGCTGTGGCCACTGCTGAGAGGGGTTTGATAGTTTATCAGTTAGAGAACCAACCATCTGAATTTAGAAGAATAGAATCGCCTCTTAAACACCAG CATCGCTgtgttgctatttttaaagacaaagtgAACAAACCTACTGGATTTGCCCTTGGAAGTATTGAAGGAAGAGTAGCTATTCATTATATCAACCCCCCAAATCC tgcaaAAGATAATTTCACTTTCAAATGTCATCGCTCCAATGGAACAAACACATCAGCACCTCAGGATATCTATGCG GTAAACGGGATAGCATTTCATCCTGTCCACGGTACTCTTGCAACAGTAGGATCTGATGGTAGATTCAGCTTCTGGGATAAAGATGCACGAACAAAGCTAAAAACATCAGAACAACTTGACCAGCCAATATCTGCTTGTTGTTTCAACCATAATGGGAATATATTTGCATATGCTTCCAGTTACGATTGGTCAAAG ggTCATGAATTTTATAacccacaaaagaaaaactacatttttctgCGAAATGCAGCAGAAGAGTTAAAGCCTCGGAATAAGAAGTA a
- the RAE1 gene encoding mRNA export factor RAE1 isoform X3 — protein sequence MSLFGSTSGFGTGGTSMFGSTTADNHNPMKDIEVTSPPDDSISCLAFSPPTLPGNFLIAGSWANDVRCWEVQDNGQTIPKAQQMHTGPVLDGCWSDDGSKVFTASCDKTAKMWDLNSNQAIQIAQHDAPVKTIHWIKAPNYSCVMTGSWDKTLKFWDTRSPTPMMTLQLPERCYCADVVHPMAAVATAERGLIVYQLENQPSEFRRIESPLKHQHRCVAIFKDKVNKPTGFALGSIEGRVAIHYINPPNPAKDNFTFKCHRSNGTNTSAPQDIYAVNGIAFHPVHGTLATVGSDGRFSFWDKDARTKLKTSEQLDQPISACCFNHNGNIFAYASSYDWSKGHEFYNPQKKNYIFLRNAAEELKPRNKK from the exons ATGAGTCTTTTCGGATCAACCTCAGGGTTCGGTACTGGAGGTACCAGCATGTTTGGCAGTACCACTGCGGATAACCATAACCCGATGAAG GATATTGAAGTAACGTCTCCACCTGATGACAGCATATCTTGTTTAGCGTTTAGTCCACCGACACTGCCGGGTAACTTCCTAATAGCAGGATCGTGGGCAAACGAT GTTCGCTGCTGGGAGGTTCAGGATAATGGACAGACAATTCCAAAGGCTCAGCAGATGCACACAGGGCCTGTACTAGATGGCTGCTGGAGCGAT gaTGGAAGTAAAGTATTTACTGCTTCCTGTGATAAAACTGCCAAAATGTGGGATCTCAATAGTAATCAAGCTATTCAGATTGCACAA catgACGCTCCTGTGAAGACTATCCACTGGATTAAAGCACCAAATTATAGCTGTGTGATGACAGGAAGCTGGGATAAAACTTTGAAG TTCTGGGATACCCGTTCACCAACACCCATGATGACACTGCAGCTCCCTGAAAGATGTTACTGTGCAGATGTG GTTCATCCTATGGCTGCTGTGGCCACTGCTGAGAGGGGTTTGATAGTTTATCAGTTAGAGAACCAACCATCTGAATTTAGAAGAATAGAATCGCCTCTTAAACACCAG CATCGCTgtgttgctatttttaaagacaaagtgAACAAACCTACTGGATTTGCCCTTGGAAGTATTGAAGGAAGAGTAGCTATTCATTATATCAACCCCCCAAATCC tgcaaAAGATAATTTCACTTTCAAATGTCATCGCTCCAATGGAACAAACACATCAGCACCTCAGGATATCTATGCG GTAAACGGGATAGCATTTCATCCTGTCCACGGTACTCTTGCAACAGTAGGATCTGATGGTAGATTCAGCTTCTGGGATAAAGATGCACGAACAAAGCTAAAAACATCAGAACAACTTGACCAGCCAATATCTGCTTGTTGTTTCAACCATAATGGGAATATATTTGCATATGCTTCCAGTTACGATTGGTCAAAG ggTCATGAATTTTATAacccacaaaagaaaaactacatttttctgCGAAATGCAGCAGAAGAGTTAAAGCCTCGGAATAAGAAGTA a
- the RAE1 gene encoding mRNA export factor RAE1 isoform X2: MALPRPRGLLRAPPAAAARMSLFGSTSGFGTGGTSMFGSTTADNHNPMKDIEVTSPPDDSISCLAFSPPTLPGNFLIAGSWANDVRCWEVQDNGQTIPKAQQMHTGPVLDGCWSDDGSKVFTASCDKTAKMWDLNSNQAIQIAQHDAPVKTIHWIKAPNYSCVMTGSWDKTLKFWDTRSPTPMMTLQLPERCYCADVVHPMAAVATAERGLIVYQLENQPSEFRRIESPLKHQHRCVAIFKDKVNKPTGFALGSIEGRVAIHYINPPNPAKDNFTFKCHRSNGTNTSAPQDIYAVNGIAFHPVHGTLATVGSDGRFSFWDKDARTKLKTSEQLDQPISACCFNHNGNIFAYASSYDWSKGHEFYNPQKKNYIFLRNAAEELKPRNKK, translated from the exons ATGGCGCTGCCCCGCCCGCGGGGCCTCCTGCGTGCCCCCCCGGCCGCGGC AGCAAGGATGAGTCTTTTCGGATCAACCTCAGGGTTCGGTACTGGAGGTACCAGCATGTTTGGCAGTACCACTGCGGATAACCATAACCCGATGAAG GATATTGAAGTAACGTCTCCACCTGATGACAGCATATCTTGTTTAGCGTTTAGTCCACCGACACTGCCGGGTAACTTCCTAATAGCAGGATCGTGGGCAAACGAT GTTCGCTGCTGGGAGGTTCAGGATAATGGACAGACAATTCCAAAGGCTCAGCAGATGCACACAGGGCCTGTACTAGATGGCTGCTGGAGCGAT gaTGGAAGTAAAGTATTTACTGCTTCCTGTGATAAAACTGCCAAAATGTGGGATCTCAATAGTAATCAAGCTATTCAGATTGCACAA catgACGCTCCTGTGAAGACTATCCACTGGATTAAAGCACCAAATTATAGCTGTGTGATGACAGGAAGCTGGGATAAAACTTTGAAG TTCTGGGATACCCGTTCACCAACACCCATGATGACACTGCAGCTCCCTGAAAGATGTTACTGTGCAGATGTG GTTCATCCTATGGCTGCTGTGGCCACTGCTGAGAGGGGTTTGATAGTTTATCAGTTAGAGAACCAACCATCTGAATTTAGAAGAATAGAATCGCCTCTTAAACACCAG CATCGCTgtgttgctatttttaaagacaaagtgAACAAACCTACTGGATTTGCCCTTGGAAGTATTGAAGGAAGAGTAGCTATTCATTATATCAACCCCCCAAATCC tgcaaAAGATAATTTCACTTTCAAATGTCATCGCTCCAATGGAACAAACACATCAGCACCTCAGGATATCTATGCG GTAAACGGGATAGCATTTCATCCTGTCCACGGTACTCTTGCAACAGTAGGATCTGATGGTAGATTCAGCTTCTGGGATAAAGATGCACGAACAAAGCTAAAAACATCAGAACAACTTGACCAGCCAATATCTGCTTGTTGTTTCAACCATAATGGGAATATATTTGCATATGCTTCCAGTTACGATTGGTCAAAG ggTCATGAATTTTATAacccacaaaagaaaaactacatttttctgCGAAATGCAGCAGAAGAGTTAAAGCCTCGGAATAAGAAGTAG